A section of the Gallus gallus isolate bGalGal1 chromosome 4, bGalGal1.mat.broiler.GRCg7b, whole genome shotgun sequence genome encodes:
- the MED12 gene encoding mediator of RNA polymerase II transcription subunit 12 isoform X2 — protein sequence MAAFGVLSYEHRPLKRPRLGPPDVYPQDPKQKEDELTALNVKQGFNNQPAVSGDEHGSAKNVNFNPAKISSNFSSIIAEKLRCNTLPDTGRRKPQVNQKDNFWLVTARSQSAINNWFTDLAGTKPLTHLAKKVPIFSKKEEVFGYLAKYTVPVMRAAWLIKMTCAYYAAITETKVKKRHVIDPFIEWTQIITKYLSEQLQKIAEFYRQLPGQSCGSPAGPMPQEVEQALKQWDYNEKLAMFMFQDGMLDRHEFLTWVLECFEKIRSGEDEFLKMLLPLLLRYSGEFVQSAYLSRRLAYFCTRRLAMQLDGAGGHPPHILSTQTGNALPSTPTPQPATGNPPPSPFSDLLLCPQHRPVVYGLSCILQSIILCCPSALVWHYSLTDSRIKTGSPLDHLPIAPSNLPMPGGNSAFTQQVRAKLREIEQQIKERGQAVEVRWSFDKCQETTAGFTIGRVLHTLEVLDSHSFERSDFSNSLDSLYNRIFGLGPTKDSHEISPDDDAVVALLCEWAVSYKRSGRHRAMVVAKLLEKRQAEIEAERCGDSEVVDEKGSISSGSLSAASAPVFQDVLMQFLDTQAPMLTDPGKENEKVEFFNLVLLFCELIRHDVFSHNIYMCTLISRGDLAMDSHGPRPPSPFDDPAEEHDRKETEGNSGIKLEDTGLSEPMDIDHNSSTIFDDMEKTDFSMFSPPMHCESKASPSPEKPDPEKEAKPLLKDKSAEGMLASLYDQPRHIQYATHFPIPQEESCSHECNQRLVVLFGVGKQRDDARHTIKKITKDILKVLNRKSTAETGGEEGQKRKKSKPEAFPTAEDIFAKFQHLSHFDQHQVTSQVSRNVLEQITSFALGMSYHLPLVQHVQFIFDLMEYSLNISGLIDFAIQLLNELSVVEAELLLKSSDLVGSYTTSLCLCIVAVLRHYHSCLILNQDQMAQVFEGLCGVVKHGMNRSDGSSAERCILAYLYDLYTSCSHLKSKFGELFSDFCSKVKNTIYCNVEPSDSNMLWEPEFMIDTIENPSAHNFTYTNLGKSLNENPANRYSFVCNALMHVCVGHHDPDRVNDIAILCAELTGYCKSLSAEWLGVLKALCCSSNNGTCGFNDLLCNVDVSDLSFHDSLATFVAILIARQCLLLEDLIRCAAIPSLLNAACSEQDSEPGARLTCRILLHLFKTPQLNPCQQDGNKPTVGIRSSCDRHLLAASQNRIVDGAVFAVLKAVFVLGDAELKGSGFSHPGGVDDLMDDELGTRKAGGRVVTVETASLDIYAKYVLRSICQQEWVGERCLKSLCEDSNDLQDPVLSSTQAQRLMQLICYPHRLLDNEEGENPQRQRIKRILQNLDQWTMRQSSLELQLMIKQTANNEMNSLLENIAKATIEVFQQSAETSSASSAGNGVNNISSSASATPASNKSKPILSSLERSGVWLVAPLIAKLPTSVQGHVLKAAGEELEKGQHLGSSSRKERDRQKQKSMSLLSQQPFLSLVLTCLKGQDEQREGLLTSLYSQVQQIVTNWREDQYQDDCKAKQLMHEALKLRLNLVGGMFDTVQRSTQQTTEWAVLLLDIISSGTVDMQSNNELFTTVLDMLSVLINGTLAADMSSISQGSMEENKRAYMNLVKKLRKELGDRQSDSLEKVRQLLPLPKQTRDVITCEPQGSLIDTKGNKIAGFDSIFKKEGLQVSTKQKISPWDLFEGLKHSAPLSWGWFGTVRVDRRVSRFEEQQRLLLYHTHLKPKPRSYYLEPLPLPPEEEEPPTPVALEPEKKAVEPSKADKTSSNPATSTEERKKKQSKTKKRNQSASKSEDFVLGPSRGVSYGVGMPTDLLHHQAGSTMSRLAYGQSPVGLYAQNQPLPAGGPRLDTSYRPVRMPLGKLVQSRPPYSGVLPSGMGSMMGIDPSYKPAVYRQQPPVSQGQILRQQLQAKLQGQGIMGQQTVRQMAPTPSYGALQPSQGYTPYVSHIGLQQHPSQSGTMVPPTYSGQPYQNSHPSSNPALVDPVRQMQQRPSGYVHQQAPGYGHTLGNTQRFPHQSIQQAPMMTGMNHLGPQGVPSGIRPSQILPDQQQQQYLRQQQQQQQQMLRQQQQQQQQQQQQQQQQQQQQQQQPPPPQPQPQQQPQVSTVPQPQAQGQPPGLGMQALPPQQPIFQRQGLQQTQQQQQTAALVRQLQQQLSNTQPQQNNNPFGRY from the exons CCAAGTACCTGTCGGAACAGCTGCAGAAGATCGCAGAGTTCTACAGACAGCTCCCAGGGCAAAGCTGTGGGTCACCGGCCGGGCCAATGCCCCAGGAGGTGGAACAAGCTTTGAAGCAGTGGGACTACAACGAGAAACTAGCCATGTTCATGTTCCAG GATGGCATGCTGGACCGGCATGAATTCCTGACGTGGGTGCTTGAGTGCTTTGAGAAGATACGATCAGGAGAGGATGAGTTTCTGAAAATGCTCCTACCCCTCCTGCTGCGG TACTCTGGAGAGTTTGTGCAGTCTGCCTACCTGTCCAGACGTCTGGCCTACTTCTGCACCCGCAGGCTTGCTATGCAGCTGGATGGTGCTGGTGGGCACCCGCCCCACATCCTGTCTACGCAGACAGGGAATGCTCTTCCTTCAACTCCCACCCCTCAGCCTGCTACAGGGAATCCTCCTCCCAGCCCTTTTAGCGACTTACTGCTGTGCCCCCAGCACCGACCAGTGGTGTATGGGCTCAGCTGCATCCTCCAG AGTATAATTTTGTGTTGCCCAAGTGCCCTTGTGTGGCATTACTCACTGACTGACAGCAGGATAAAGACTGGCTCTCCATTGGACCACCTGCCTATAGCCCCATCCAACTTGCCCATGCCAGGAGGGAATTCAGCCTTTACGCAGCAG GTTCGTGCAAAGCTCCGTGAAATTGAGCAGCAGATAAAAGAACGTGGCCAAGCTGTGGAGGTTCGTTGGTCCTTTGACAAGTGCCAGGAAACCACAGCAG gtTTCACCATTGGCCGTGTCTTGCACACTTTAGAAGTTCTGGACAGTCACAGCTTTGAAAGATCTGACTTCAGCAACTCTTTGGATTCCTTATATAACAGAATATTTGGGCTGGGTCCAACCAAGGACAGTCATGAG ATCTCCCCAGATGACGATGCAGTGGTGGCCTTGCTGTGTGAGTGGGCTGTCAGCTATAAACGCTCTGGGCGCCACAGGGCTATGGTTGTGGCCAAACTCCTGGAGAAGCGTCAAGCAGAGATAGAGGCTGAG AGATGTGGGGACTCTGAAGTTGTGGATGAGAAAGGCTCCATCTCGTCAGGCTCTCTCTCAGCAGCCAGTGCTCCTGTCTTTCAGGATGTTCTTATGCAGTTCCTTGACACTCAAGCTCCTATGCTAA CTGATCctgggaaggaaaatgagaaggtGGAATTTTTTAACCTGGTGCTGCTATTCTGTGAGCTAATCCGACATGATGTCTTCTCTCACAACATCTACATGTGCACACTCATCTCCCGGGGTGATCTCGCCATGGATTCTCATGGACCTCGTCCTCCCTCACCCTTTGATGACCCTGCTGAGGAGCACGACAGGAAGGAGACAGAAGGAAACAGTGGGATCAAGCTAGAG GACACAGGTCTTTCTGAGCCCATGGACATTGACCACAATTCCAGCACAATCTTTGATGACATGGAGAAGACAGATTTTTCG ATGTTTTCTCCTCCAATGCATTGTGAATCTAAAGCCAGCCCTTCGCCTGAGAAACCAGATCctgaaaaggaagcaaagcCTCTACTGAAGGACAAGTCTGCAGAAGGAATGCTAGCATCTCTGTATGACCAGCCTCGGCACATCCAGTATGCAACACACTTTCCTATTCCTCAG GAGGAATCGTGCAGTCACGAATGTAACCAACGGTTGGTAGTTCTCTTTGGGGTTGGAAAACAACGGGATGATGCTCGGCATACAATCAAGAAAATAACCAAAGACATCCTAAaagttttaaacagaaaaagtaCTGCAGAGACAG GTGGAGAGGAAGgccagaagaggaaaaagagcaagCCAGAAGCATTCCCAACAGCTGAAGATATCTTTGCAAAGTTCCAGCACCTTTCTCACTTCGATCAGCACCAAGTCACATCTCAG GTATCCCGCAATGTCTTGGAACAGATCACCAGCTTTGCCTTGGGCATGTCCTACCACCTGCCTCTGGTACAGCATGTGCAGTTCATCTTTGACTTGATGGAGTATTCACTCAATATCAGTGGTCTTATCGACTTTGCCATCCAG TTGCTGAATGAACTGAGCGTGGTGGAGGCAGAACTGCTGTTGAAATCCTCCGACCTTGTTGGCAGCTACACCACCAGCTTGTGCCTGTGCATCGTGGCTGTGCTGCGGCACTACCATTCCTGCCTTATACTGAACCAGGACCAGATGGCTCAGGTCTTTGAAGG TCTGTGTGGGGTGGTGAAACATGGCATGAACCGCTCGGATGGCTCCTCGGCAGAGCGCTGTATCCTGGCCTATCTCTATGACCTGTATACCTCCTGCAGTCACCTCAAAAGTAAATTTGGGGAGCTTTTTAG TGACTTCTGCTCCAAGGTGAAGAACACAATCTACTGCAACGTTGAGCCATCTGATTCCAACATGCTATGGGAACCAGAGTTCATGATTGACACTATTGAAAATCCATCTGCACATAACTTCACATACACCAACCTGGGCAAGAGCCTAAATGAAAACCCAGCAAACCGCTACAGTTTTGTCTGTAATGCActtatgcatgtgtgtgtggggCACCATGATCCAGACAG GGTGAATGACATCGCCATCCTGTGTGCTGAACTGACTGGTTACTGCAAGTCTCTAAGCGCCGAGTGGCTGGGTGTGCTTAAAGCTTTGTGCTGTTCCTCCAATAATGGGACCTGTGGTTTCAATGATCTCCTCTGCAATGTTGAT GTCAGTGACTTATCTTTCCATGACTCCTTGGCCACCTTTGTTGCCATTCTCATTGCCCGGCAGTGCTTGCTGCTGGAGGACCTCATTCGCTGTGCTGCTATCCCTTCACTCCTCAATGCTG cctgcagtgaacaggactCTGAACCAGGAGCACGTTTGACCTGCCGGATTTTACTCCATCTGTTTAAGACTCCACAGCTGAACCCATGCCAGCAAGATGGCA ACAAACCCACGGTGGGAATCCGTTCTTCTTGTGACCGTCACTTACTGGCAGCTTCCCAGAATCGTATTGTGGACGGAGCAGTCTTTGCAGTTCTGAAGGCTGTCTTTGTTCTGG GAGATGCAGAACTGAAAGGCTCTGGCTTTTCCCACCCTGGAGGTGTCGATGATCTGATGGATGATGAGCTGGGTACCAGGAAGGCTGGTGGTCGGGTAGTAACTGTGGAAACAGCTAGCCTGGATATTTATGCCAAGTATGTACTGAGGAGCATCTGCCAACAG GAGTGGGTAGGTGAGCGATGTCTGAAGTCTCTCTGTGAAGACAGTAATGACTTGCAGGATCCTGTCTTGAGCAGCACACAGGCCCAGAGGCTGATGCAGCTCATCTGTTATCCACACCGACTGCTGGACaatgaggaaggagaaaatccTCAGCGGCAGAGGATTAAGCGCATCCTACAG AATCTGGATCAGTGGACCATGAGGCAGTCCTcgctggagctgcagctcatgATTAAGCAGACTGCAAATAAT GAGATGAACTCCTTGTTAGAAAATATAGCCAAGGCCACTATTGAGGTATTCCAGCAGTCAGCAGAGACCAGCTCTGCTAGTTCTGCTGGCAATGGAGTCAACAATATCAGTAGCTCAGCGAGTGCTACCCCAGCCAGCAACAAATCCAAACCCATCCTCAG TTCTCTGGAGAGATCAGGAGTGTGGCTGGTGGCCCCTCTGATTGCCAAGCTCCCAACATCAGTGCAGGGCCACGTGCTGAAAGCTGCTGGAGAAGAACTGGAGAAAGGACAACATTTGGGGTCGTCATCCCGCAAAGAGCGGGACCGCCAGAAGCAGAAGAG CATGTCCCTGCTGAGCCAGCAGCCATTTCTCTCGCTGGTGCTAACTTGCTTGAAGGGGCAGGATGAGCAGCGGGAGGGTCTCCTCACCTCTCTGTACAGTCAGGTCCAGCAG ATTGTCACGAATTGGCGAGAAGATCAGTACCAAGATGACTGCAAAGCCAAGCAGCTGATGCATGAGGCCCTGAAGTTACGACTGAATTTG GTGGGAGGGATGTTTGACACAGTTCAACGCAGTACACAGCAGACAACTGAATGGGCTGTGCTTCTCCTGGACATCATCAGCAGTGGCACTGTGGACATGCAGTCAAACAA TGAGCTCTTCACCACTGTGTTGGACATGCTGAGTGTTCTCATCAACGGCACCCTGGCTGCTGATATGTCCAGCATTTCTCAGGGCAGCATGGAGGAGAACAAGCGGGCATACATGAATCTTGTCAAGAAACTCAGG aaggagctgggggACCGGCAGTCTgacagcctggagaaggtgcgacagctgctgccactgcccAAGCAGACCCGGGATGTCATCACCTGCGAACCTCAGGGATCCCTCATTGACACCAAAGGCAATAAAATAGCTGGTTTTGACTCCATCTTCAAGAAGGAG ggtTTGCAAGTCTCTACGAAGCAGAAGATTTCCCCTTGGGATCTGTTTGAGGGCTTAAAGCACTCAGCCCCCCTCTCCTGGGGATGGTTTGGGACAGTCCGGGTGGACCGCAGGGTGTCTAGAtttgaggagcagcagaggcttCTTCTGTACCACACACACTTAAAACCCAAGCCTCGCAGTTACTACCTGGAGCCATTGCCTCTGCCCCCCGAAGAGGAGGAGCCTCCTACACCTGTGGCTTTAGAGCCAGAGAAGAAGGCTGTGGAACCAAGCAAGGCTGATAAAACAAGCTCCAATCCTGCCACTTCTACTGAGGAACGcaagaagaaacagagcaaaaccaaGAAACGCAACCAGTCTGCCAGCAAAAGTGAG GATTTTGTGTTGGGTCCCAGCCGAGGGGTTTCATATGGAGTTGGCATGCCTACGGATCTCTTGCATCACCAAGCAGGAAGCACTATGTCTAGGCTGGCATATGGACAGTCACCAGTGGGTCTCTATGCCCAGAATCAACCTCTTCCAGCAG GTGGCCCTCGCCTGGATACATCCTACAGACCCGTGCGCATGCCGTTGGGAAAACTTGTTCAGAGTCGTCCTCCCTACAGTGGGGTtctgccttcagggatggggagcaTGATGGGCATTGACCCCTCCtacaagccagcagtgtacaGACAGCAGCCTCCGGTGTCCCAGGGACAGATATTGAGGCAGCAACTTCAAGCAAAGTTG CAGGGCCAAGGCATAATGGGACAGCAGACAGTACGCCAGATGGCTCCAACCCCATCCTATGGGGCACTACAGCCCTCCCAG GGTTACACACCTTATGTCTCCCACATAGGGCTTCAGCAACACCCTTCCCAGTCAGGCACGATGGTGCCTCCTACATATTCTGGCCAGCCCTATCAGAATTCCCACCCCAGCTCTAATCCTGCCCTGGTGGATCCCGTCAGACAGATGCAGCAGAGACCAAGTGGCTATGTGCACCAGCAGGCCCCAGGCTATGGGCACACCTTGGGCAACACACAGAG ATTTCCTCACCAGTCAATACAGCAGGCTCCCATGATGACTGGGATGAACCATTTGGGTCCCCAAGGAGTCCCCTCAGGAATTCGACCCAGCCAGATACTGCctgaccagcagcagcagcagtacctgcggcagcagcagcaacagcagcagcagatgctgagg caacagcagcagcagcaacaacagcagcagcagcaacagcaacaacagcaacagcagcagcagcagcagccaccaccaccgcagccacagccccagcagcagccccaggtcTCCACAGTGCCTCAGCCACAGGCGCAGGGCCAGcccccagggctggggatgcaGGCTCTtcccccccagcagcccatT TTCCAGCGCCAGGGCCTTCAGCAgacgcagcagcagcagcaaacagctgCTCTGGTTCGACAGCTTcaacagcagctttcca ATACGCAACCACAGCAGAACAACAACCCCTTTGGGCGCTACTGA